The following nucleotide sequence is from uncultured Flavobacterium sp..
AACCTATTGTAGCACTTAGAGACGAATAATTATGTTTAGTAAAGATAATTGGGATGAGATTTTACAGGCTTTAACAGCCAATGTTTTCAGAACGGTTCTAACTGCTTTTGGGGTATTTTGGGGTATATTTATTTTAGTAATACTACTTGCAGCAGGAAATGGTTTAGAAAACGGTGTAAAAAAAGGTTTTGACGGAATCGCCACAAACACTATGTTTATGTGGAGTCAAACGACTTCTAAAGCTTATAAAGGATTACCTAAAACGCGTCGTTATGATTTTAGAAATAGTGATGTTGCGGCATTAAGGGCAGCTTTGCCGGATTTATTATATGTTTCGCCAAGAAATCAGTTAGGAGATTTTAACGGATCTAATAATGTGGTTCGTGGTACAAAAACTTCTGCATTTAACGTTTACGGAGATTATCCTGAGTTGATTAAACAGCAACCAATGGATATTATAAAAGGACGTTTTGTAAATCAGCAGGATATTAATGAAAGGAGAAAAGTTGCTGTAATTGGAAAAGGAGTTATTAGTGAGCTTTACGGAAAAGCAGAAGAAACGATTGGGACTTACGTGAAAATAAACGGGATTAATTTTATGGTTATTGGAGTTTATAACTCTAAACAACAAGGTGGAAATGCAGAACAAGAACAAAAAAATATTTTTGTTCCGTTTACCACTTTTCAACAAGCCTTTAATTTTGGTGATAAAGTGGGCTGGATGGCTCTTACCGCAAAAGACGAAACTTCGATTACGGCCTTGAAACCGAAAATTTTAGAATTGATTAAATCGCTTCATTCTATTAATCCTGCAGATGACCGTGCAGTAGGGAATTTCGATTTATACGAACAATTCAACAAAGTACAAAGTTTGTTCAGTATCTTAAAAATCATTGCCTATTTTGTAGGAACATTAGTTTTAATTTCGGGAGTAATTGGTATTTCAAATATCATGCTTATCGTGGTTAAAGAACGTACCAAAGAAATTGGAATTCGTAGAGCTTTGGGAGCTACTCCGGGAGCTATTCGCGGACAAATTTTATCAGAATCTATATTTTTAACTATTATATCAGGAATGTTAGGTATTGCTGTCGCAACCGGAATTATTGCCATTTTGAATATGGTATTAGCTTCTATGCCGCCCGACAGTAACACGATGTTTGCAAATCCTAGTGTTGATTTAAGGGTTGTATTTGTGGCCTTATTAATACTAGTAGGATCTGGTTTACTGGCAGGATTTATTCCGGCACAAACTGCAATTAATGTGAAGCCGGTAGATGCTTTACGAACAGAATAAATTATCAATCAAAATAATCGATTAAATCAAGAACAAAATGAAAAAGGGAGTAACTGTAACTGTTTTAATTTTTATTGCTTTAGTTTTTTTTGGCGCACTTTACTATTTGTATGCTAAAAATCAAGAGTCTCCAATTGTCTTTAAAACAGAGAAAGCAGAAATTAAAACAATTGTAAAAAATACAATCGCAACAGGTAATATTCAACCAAATGAAGAGGTGCTAATCAAACCTAACATTTCAGGTATTATTGAAGAAGTTTATATCAAAGCAGGAGAGCAAATAAAAGCAGGAGATATGATTGCAAAAATTAGAGTTGTTGCAAACGTGTCTAATGTTAGCAGCACTCAAAATCAAGTGCAAACGGCTAAAATTGCTTTAGATAATCAAGAGAAAATCTTTAAAAGACAAAAAACCTTGTTTGATAAAGAGGTAATTTCGGCTAACGATTTTGATGCTGCCCAATTGGCTTACAAACAAGCTAAGCAAAACTATTTGGCTGCAAAACAAAGTTTGGATATCGTAAAAACCGGAACAACAACATCATTAGGAAATTATGCTAATACTTTAATTCGTTCAACAGTAAACGGAATGGTTTTGGCGGTTCCTGTAAAAGTAGGAAACCAGGTTATTGAAAGTAATAATTTTAATGAAGGAACTACAATTGCCAGTGTTGCAGATGTTGGAAGAATGATCTTTATTGGAAAAATCGACGAATCTGAAGTTGGGAAAATAAAAGTTCAAATGCCGATTGAGATTACAGTTGGGGCAATTGAAAATAAAAAATTTGAAGCTCGTCTGACTGATATTGCACCAAAAGGTGTAGTAGAAAATGGTGCGATTCAGTTTGAGATTAAAGCTTCTTTAGAAAATAAAGAAAAGACTTTTATCAGAGCCGGATTAAGTGCAAATGCATCCATTATATTAGAAAAAGCAGATAAAGTTTTGGCGATCAAAGAATCTTTGGTTCAATTTGACAAAAAAACTCAAAAACCATACGTTGAAATCGAAACTGTTCCTCAAAAATTTGAGAGAAAAGATTTGGCATTAGGTGTAAGCGACGGAATTTATGTTCAGGTTAAAAGTGGTATCAAAAACACAGATAGAATTAAAATCTGGAATCAGGGTTTAATTAGTGAAGGTGGTGAGAAAAAGTAATCTGAAATTCTAAAGTTTTTTGGGTTTTAAAAAATGTTAAATTTGCGTAGCCATTGCTATGCTTTCATTCAAAATATATGAAAATAAATAAATATAATAGTCTTGTTTTTGCGGTGTTATTTGGACTTGGATTTTCGGGCCACGCACAATCTAAACAATGGACTCTGGAAGAATGCGTGCGATATGCATTAGATAATAATATCACAATAAAATTATCAGAGTTAGATGTGCAAACTGCTGATATTGCTAAAAAGGATGCATTTGGTAGGTATCTTCCATCAGTAAGTGGGAGTGCTTCACACTCCTGGAATATTGGTTTGAACCAAGATGTTACAACTGGTGTTTTGCGTAATCAGACTACGCAGTATTCATCTGTAGGTTTAAATGCAGGAGTTGATATCTATAAAGGTTTGCAAAATCAAAATAATTTCAGAAAAGCTAAACTTTCTATTATAGCTTCACAATATCAATTGCTGAAAATGCAGGAAGATATTTCGCTGAATGTTGCTAATGCATTCCTTCAAATTTTATCTTATAAAGAAGAATTAAAAGTAAAAAAAGAACAACTAACGATCGATGAAAAACGTTTATCACGTTCTGAAGAAATGGTAAGTGCAGGAACAATTCCAAGAGGAGATTTGTATGATCTAAAAGCGACTATTGCGACAGATAAACAAAATATTACGGTTTCAGAGAATAATTTATTGATCTCAAAATTAAGTTTAGCTCAGCTTTTACAACTAAAAGAATTTGCAGATTTTGATGTAATCGATGATACAAATGCAAAAGATGAAAATAATATCATGGCGCAAAATCCAATTGATATTTATAATAAAGCCAAAGAAACCAGAACAGAATTAAAGCTGGCACAAACAAATCTTGAGATTGCTCAGAAAAATGTAGCAATAGCAAAAGGAGCTTATCAGCCTACTTTGAGTGCTTTTTATAGTTTTAATACAAGAGCCAGTTACTCTGATGTTGTAAGAGGAATGGTTCCAAATACTGCCAATCCAACATCTCAGATTGGTTTTGTTGAAGGAACTAACCAGACGGTATTGCAAAATAATTTTTCTCCTGTCTTAGGAAGTGCAAAACCTATATTTGATCAATTTAGTAATAATAAAGGACAATCATTTGGATTCCAGCTTTCTGTACCAATTTTCAATGGTTTTTCTGTTAGAAATAATGTAGAGCGTAATAAAGTAAGTTTAGAGAAATCTAAAATAGATTTAGAACAAAAAAGTTTAGATTTGCAGCGTAATGTTTTTACTGCTTTTACAAATGCAAAAGGAGCTTTAAATACCTATGAATCATCAACGGTAACATTAGAAGCCAGACAACAGGCTTATAATTATGCCAAAGAAAAGTATGACGTAGGATTAATGAACTCTTTTGAATTTACTCAGGCTCAAACATTGTTGACTAATGCACAGTCAGACGTTATTAGAACAAAATACGATTACATGTTTAAAGTAAAGATACTTGAATTCTATTTTGGAATTCCAATTGTCCCGATTATCAAAAAATAGTTATATGAAAAAAAAGACGGTTTATTTCTTAGTAGGCGGAGCGGTAATTGTTATTATAGCTTTGGTTGGTCTTTCGAAATCGGGAGTAATAGGAAATAAGGATGAAGGCAAAGAAGTTGAAGTTTCAAAAGTAATGGCTTCGACAATTGTCGAAACAGTTTCTGCAACTGGTAAAATTCAGCCGGAAATTGAAGTAAAACTTTCTTCAATGGTTTCAGGGGAAATTATTGCACTAAATGTAAAAGAAGGTCAGGTTGTAAAAAAAGGAGATTTATTGGTAAAAATAAATCCTGATTTATACACTTCAGGATTACAAAGATCTGTTGCAAATTTATCAGGGACAAAAGCAGGTTTAACACAATCTGAAGCAAGTTATAAAGAAGCTAAAGCCAGTTATGAGCGTAACAAAACACTTTATGAGAAAGGTGTAATTTCAAAATCAGATTGGGATAAATCAGTTTCAGCTTATGAAGTGGCAAAAGCTACTAAACAAAGTTCGTATTACAATGTTCAAAGTGCATCTGCAACTGTAACCGAAGCTAAAGATAATCTTGGACGTACTTTGATTTACGCTCCTGCAGATGGGACAATTTCAGTATTAAATGTTGAATTAGGCGAGCGTGTTTTAGGAACGCAGCAAATGGCAGGAACAGAGCTTTTGAGAGTGGCAAACCTGAACAACATGGAAGTTGAAGTTGATGTAAACGAAAATGATATTGTTAAGGTAAAAATAGGCGATGAAGCTAATGTTGAAGTAGATGCTTATTTAAAAAAGAAATTTAAAGGTATTGTAACCAGTATTTCTAATTCTGCAAGTACTACTTTGACCTCAGATCAGGTTACTAATTTTAAAGTTAAAGTTCGTATTTTAAAAGAATCATATAAGGATTTATTAGAAGGTCAGCCAAGTACATATTCGCCTTTCAGACCTGGAATGACGGCTACTGTTGATGTTATTACAAGAACTAAAAAGAACGTTTTGGCAGTGCCAATTAGTTCTGTTGTGGTGAAATCTGATACAACTGCCGTTAAAGATTTTAAAGTAGAAGATCCTAATGAAGATAAAAAAGCAGCTCCAAAAAGCGATAAAAAGTTTGAATGCGTTTTTGTAAAAGTAGGAGAAAAAGCTAAAATCAGAATCATTAAAACCGGTATTCAGGACGATACTAATATCGAAGTAATGTCAGGTTTAAAATCCGGAGATGTGGTAATCACAGGACCTTATACTACAGTTTCTAAAGAATTAAATTCGGGTGATAAAGTAAAACTTAAAAAAGCTGATACGGCTAAGAAATAAATAGAATATCTTTAACGAAATTGCCATCCTGAACGAAGTTGAAGGCTGGCAAAGTGAAAAGGGCTTCGACTTCGCTCAGCCTGATATTAATAATCAATTTTAAAAAAATAAACACATTGTCTTTTATTCTCAATATCGAAACGGCTACTAAAAACTGTTCAGTATCTATTGCAAAAAATGGAGAAACCATTATATGTAAAGAAATTGCCGAAGAAGGCTATTCGCATGCCGAAAAACTGCATGTTTTTATTGAAGAAGTAATAAAAGCCTCTGGAATAAATGTTCAGGATTTAGCTGCAATTGCAGTAAGTCAGGGTCCCGGATCTTATACTGGATTAAGAATAGGAGTTTCGGCAGCAAAAGGATTGTGTTTTGCATTAAATATTCCGTTGATTGCAGTTGATACCTTGCAAACTTTAGCTTCTCAGGCCAAAGTTTCTGATGGAAAAATAGTTCCAATGCTGGATGCCAGAAGAATGGAAGTTTACAGTGAAGTTTTTAATGCGAATTTAGAAGTCGAAAGAGCCATTCAGGCTGAAGTTATTACAGAAGATTCCTTCGCAGCATATACTGATGTACTTTATTTTGTTGGAGATTGTGCTGATAAATGCAAACCTGTTTTAACAAAAGAGAACTTTGTTTTTCTGGAAGATATAAAATTCCCTTCAGCTTCAGCAATGAGTAAAATCAGTTATGATAAATATCAAAAAAGCGACACTGTAGATGTCGCTTATTTTGAACCGTATTATTTAAAAGATTTTATGATGACATTGCCATCTAAAAAACAATAAATCTATTTTATTTTTGAATTGTAAAAGGTTGGATTTTGATTCCGGCCTCGTCAAGAGCAGTTTTGCAATTCTCTAAAGTTTCAGAAAAAACAGCTCCATAATTTACATTTTTAGCCCACGGACGCACTGCAAATTCTACAGAACTAGCCGTTAGATTTTTTACGAAAACCTCCGGAGCAGGCTTTTTAAGTACTTTAGGATTTGTATTTAAAACATTCAAAAGAACTTCTTTCGCTTTTTTAATATCAGAATCATAAGAAACTGCAAAAGTCAAATCGGCTCTTCTTTCTCCCTGCATAGAATAATTAATAATTGTTCCGTTTGACAAAGCACCATTAGGTACAAAAACAGTTTGATTATTAGCAGTTAGCATTTTAGTAACAAAAATTTGAATCTCTAACACCGTTGCAACTACACCTTGTGACTCAATAGTGTCACCAACTTTAAAAGGCTTGAATACAATAATTAACATTCCTCCGGCAAAGTTAGAAAGCGAACCTTGTAATGACAAACCTACTGCAAGTCCCATTGCTCCTAAAATAGCAACGAAAGACGAAGTTTCGATACCAAGCTTTGAAATAAAAGTTACAAATAATAAAATTCGGAGTGCCCATATTAAGATATCCGAAAGGAATTTTGTTAATGTAGGATCTAAATTTCTTTGAATCATTATTTTCGTAATAATTCTATTGATTAATCTGATAGCATATATACCAACAAATAAAATTAAAAATGCCGAAATTAATTTAGGCGCATAATCAACTAATACGTCAACGAATTTTGTGGCGTAGTTGCTAAGTTGTTCAGGACTCATCATGTTTATAGAATAAAAAAACCTTCTCAAAAAGAGAAGGTATATTAGTGGTGCAAATATAAAGATATTTCTTTTATAAGAAAAATAACTATCTATTCCTTGTCAGTAGTTTCGTCAATAACTTTATCTGTTGCATCTGCAGCTTTTTCGCTGGCATCAACTACAGTTTCAGATGCAATTGTTTTAGTCTCGTTAGTAAGATCACTGGTTTTTTCTTTTACAGTATCAATTACTTCACTTATTGAATCTGATGCTTTTTCTACATATTCACTTACAACATCTTTTGCTTGATGTGCATAGTCTGCAGCACTGTTAAGTATTGGTTCTGAAGCTTCTTTGGCTTTTGCGATTGTTTCTTCGGCAAAAGTTTCTGCTTTTTCTACATAAGGCGCAGCAGCTTCTTTAGCTTGTTCAAAAGTACTTTCTGCCTGATTGGCTAAATCTGTAGCAGTTTCTTTGGCTGAGCCAAATAAATTCTTAAAAAATGATGATACTCCCATTGGTTTGATTTTTGATTTGTTAATAATACAATATTAAATCTTTTTTACAAGAATTGTAGTGTTATTGTTAAAATAATTTATTGATAGTAAGTGAGATATAAAAAAAAAGCGTCTGCCAATGGCAAACGCTTTCATATTTTTTAAAGAATGTAATTTTATGCATTCACAGCTTCTACTTTGATTGCTTCATCATTCAACATGCTTTTTAGCATATTTTCGATTCCGCTTTTTAAAGTAAAAGTAGATGATGGACAACCGCTGCAAGCACCTTGCAAAATTACTTTTACTGTTTTGTCATTTTCATTATAAGAGTCAAAAGCAATATTTCCACCATCGGCAGCAACCGCAGGTTTTACATATTCTTCCAGGATATTGATGATTTGTTGAGACGTAACATCAAGTTTATCAAAAGCCTCATCTTTAGTAATATCATTTTTAGTAGCAACTTCAATTAAACTCTCATCTAAAACAGTTCCTCCGTTTTCGATAAATTGTTTGATGAAAGATCTTACTTCTAATGTGATTTCGTCCCAATTATTGATATCATACTTAGTTACTGAAATATAATTTTCATCAATAAAAACTTCTTTTACATAAGGAAACTTGAATAACTCTTTTGCTAAAGGAGAAGAAGCAGTCTGATCAATATTTTTATATTCTACCGCATTTCTGGTTAACATTCTGCTAACTACAAATTTTAAAGCAGCAGGATTTGGAGTTGTTTCTCCGTAAACCGTAATAGGCTGTTTTTTTGTTTTAGTTTCGTCAACTTTTATAATAACACCACCTTTTTCAACAAATGCTTCAATTTGTTCTGCAACAGCATCTTTAACATCATCCCATTCTACAATACTGTATCTTTCGATAGCGATAAAGTTTCCTGAAATATAAACTGTTTTTACAAACGGAAGATAGAATAATTGTTGTGCTAATGGCGATGCTTCCGCTTCATCGATATTTTTGAATTCAAAATTTTGATTTTGGGTAATGAAATCTTCAAATTCAAACTTTAAGATAGTCGGATTTTGAGTTTCTTTTATAGTGATTTTTGTCATGATTTGTAATTTTTCACAAATTTAGTAAAGTTATTTTCTACTAATACCTATATTTGATTTTTTAATAAAATAATTAAGACTCTTTTCAAATAAATCGTATTAAATTATGAGAGTCTAAATTATAAGCAAACAAAATTGCCTTTATGGAATTTAGAATCAGGGTTTTATTTATTTTTTTAATCACATCATTTTATTCTTATTCACAAGAGGGAATTCCGGTTTATTCAGATTATTTATCAGATAATTATTACTTAATTCATCCGTCGATGGCGGGAGCTGCAAATTGTACAAAAATAAGATTGACAGCGAGAAAACAGTGGTTTGGTCAGGAAGATGCCCCTTCGCTTCAGACCTTAAGTATGAACGGAAGAATTGGAGAAAGATCAGGAGCCGGTATAATTCTATTTAATGATAAAAATGGGTATCATTCTCAAAAAGGAGTGAAGCTTACTTATGCACATCATATAATGTTTTCGAGAGATGAAATAGATTTAAATCAGCTTTCGTTTGGTATTAGCGGAGGTATAATTCAGAATCAATTAGACGAAACTGCATTTGGAGGAACTTTTGATCCAATTGTTTATGGTCAAATTCAAAAAGATTCTTATTTTAATGTTGATGTTGGAGCCTCATATAATTATTTAGATTTTTATGCTCATGCAACCGTTCAGGGTTTATTAGAAACCAGAAGAGATATATACACAGATTATGAAAGTGACAATTTGAGAAAGTTCTTGCTTAGTGCCGGATATGTTTTTGGGAAAAGTGACAATATTACCTGGGAACCGTCTATTTTGTTTCAATTATTTGATAAAACAAAACAAAAGTCTATCGATTTAAACATGAAAGCCTATAAAAACATGGATTTTGGAAGTTTATGGGCTGCTTTATCTTATAGAAGAAGTTTTGATGGTGCGCAATATAGTAACGGAAGTGGTGTTTCATCTCAAAAATTACAATATTTTACTCCTATAATTGGAGTGAACTTTAAAAATTTCATGTTTGCTTATACCTATTCGCAGGTTATGGGAAATGTGAAATTTGATACTGGTGGCTATCACCAGATTACTTTAGGAATTAATTTATTTTGTAAAAAGGAACGTTACGACTGTAATTGTCCCGCTATTAATTAAATCAATATTATGTTAATCAAATCTGTAAACGGAAAAACGCCTCAAATTCCTGATGATTGTTATGTTGCCGAAAATGCGACAATTGTAGGTGATGTTACTTTTGGAAAATCTTGTAGTGTTTGGTTTAATGCCGTAATTCGTGGAGATGTTCACTTTATCAAAATAGGAAATAAAGTCAATATTCAAGATGGGGCAATTATACATTGTACCTATCAAAAACATCCCACTATTATTGGTAATAATGTTTCAATTGGACATAATGCCATTGTACACGGTTGTACAGTTCATGACAATGTTTTGATTGGGATGGGCGCTATTGTAATGGATAATTGTGTGATCGAAAGTAATTCTATCGTGGCAGCCGGAGCAGTTTTAACTCAAAATACAGTTGTGACTTCGGGAAGTATTTATGCCGGTGTTCCTGCCACAAAAGTGAAAGATATCGATCAATCTGATTTTGCGGGAGAAATCGAACGTATCTCAAACAATTATGTAATGTATTCGGGCTGGTTTAAAGAATAAATTCAATAAATTCCAAATAATAAAAATTCCAAATTCCAACATTTATTGACAATGCATTGGGATTTGGAATTTTTTTATTTGGGATTTGGATTTTAAAAATTGGAATTTTAATTATAGGTTGATTTTTTCGAAGAAAGCATTTTTGTAGCTTTCACTAATCGGAATTCGTTTGTCACTAATCAAAACCTTATTTTTTTGTATTGATTTTACATGTTTTATATTGATAATATAAGACCTGTGAATTCTTGAAAATCCTTTGCTGGAAAGTAAATTTTCTAACTTTATTAAGCTAATTAATGTTAAGGTAAATTTGTTGTCGGTCGTGTAAATTTTTACATAATCTTTTAGACCTTCAATAAATAGAATATCCGAAAAATTCATTTTTACGTTTTCATATTCAGCTCTTACAAACATAAAATCCTGCTCTAATTCCGGAGCAGTTGTGTTTTCAGAAATAGCCTGAATAGTTGCAGCCGGATTTAAGACCTGTTGTGCCCTTACAACCGATTTTAAAAAACGATGAAACGGAATTGGTTTTACCAAATAATCAACAGCGCCAAGATTAAATCCTTCAACTGCATAATCAGAATAAGCAGTTGTAAAAATAATTAATGGCTTTTTTTCGATTGTATTCAAAAAATCAATACCAGAGAAATGCGGCATCTGAATGTCCAGAAATATCAAATCAATGTTATTTTGATTGATAAAAGAAACAGCATCAATTGCATTATTAAAAGTGCTGACTAATTCGAGAGAATCTACTTTTCGAACAAAATCTTCTAATAATTCAACCGCTAAAGGTTCATCATCTATAATTACACATTTCATTTGTTGGAGATTAGATTTTTAAAAATTCCTGTTTGGGCGCAAAATTAGTTTGTAACCAATGAATTAAGTTTTAAAATTTTCATAAAAAAAATAATTCATTTTCAATGCTATCCGTTTACTGTAATGGTTTTACTTAGTGTGTAACCATCTGTTAAATTTCCTGTCAATGTTGCTAATTCATTGGCTAAACTATCCGAAAAAACATTGTCTCTCGTATTCGAAGTATCGGCTTGACCGTGAGCAGCATAATTTGTACTTGAATATACTTCGCTTGAAACCGTTTCAGGAAAAGCAATTTGTGTTACCAATAATGATGATCCTCCAGTAGTCATGACTTCAACATGTATATGCGGCGCTCTGCCTTGATACCAGCCCGGAAAAATAGAAATAAACGAAACTTCTCCTTTTGAATTTGTTGTTTGTCTGCCTCTTAAAAAGTGAACCGAAGTATAATCTGTTTGTTGCATCGAAGTTCCTCCATATTCAGAGTAATTACCGTCTTTATCGCAATGCCAGACATCTACAAAAACACCTTCTAAAGGCGAGCAGTTATTGTTTTTATTTTCGATAATCAGATTAATAAGTAAAGCTACGCCAATTCGATCAGATTTTATGTTTTCTAAAACAAGTTGGCTTGGTGTTTTAATAGGGAATGGCCCTTTAGTTTCAGCAGGAGAAACTGTGCAGCTTCCGTCGCCTGATGTGTTTGTATCGCCATTATCACTTTTAGAACATGATTCTAATAGTTTAGAGGCTGTTGCCAAAGATGCAATTCCTAATATACCGTTTCTTATGAATTTTTTTCTGTCCATGATTAGTTGTGTTTAATTGATAGTGTTTTGAATTTCATCTAATTTTAAATTCAAATGCACACGATAATATTGATTGTCTTGCGTAATAGTGAGTTCATGAGCATCCGGATAAAGCAAATCCAGTCGGTTTTGAATATTCACTAATCCAATTCCTGAATTTTCAGGGTCTTTTATATAGTTTTCAATGGTGTTTTCGATCCAAAAATCGAGGCTGTTCTCCAAAATAATAATCTTAATTTTTACGTGAGCTGCACCTTTATAATCGGTTCCGTATTTAAAGGCATTTTCAACGAATGAAATCAATAACAAAGGCTCGATAAATTTATTTTTGGTATCGCCATGAACATTTATAACAATGTCTTCGATGTTATTGAGTCTCAGTTTTTGTAATTCGATATAATTCTGAATATAATTGATTTCCTTTTCTAAAGCCACCGTTTTATTATCTGTTTCATAAAGCATATAACGCATTAGTTCAGACAATGTTACGATGGCATCAGGGACCAAATC
It contains:
- a CDS encoding gamma carbonic anhydrase family protein translates to MLIKSVNGKTPQIPDDCYVAENATIVGDVTFGKSCSVWFNAVIRGDVHFIKIGNKVNIQDGAIIHCTYQKHPTIIGNNVSIGHNAIVHGCTVHDNVLIGMGAIVMDNCVIESNSIVAAGAVLTQNTVVTSGSIYAGVPATKVKDIDQSDFAGEIERISNNYVMYSGWFKE
- a CDS encoding LytTR family DNA-binding domain-containing protein; the encoded protein is MKCVIIDDEPLAVELLEDFVRKVDSLELVSTFNNAIDAVSFINQNNIDLIFLDIQMPHFSGIDFLNTIEKKPLIIFTTAYSDYAVEGFNLGAVDYLVKPIPFHRFLKSVVRAQQVLNPAATIQAISENTTAPELEQDFMFVRAEYENVKMNFSDILFIEGLKDYVKIYTTDNKFTLTLISLIKLENLLSSKGFSRIHRSYIINIKHVKSIQKNKVLISDKRIPISESYKNAFFEKINL
- a CDS encoding intradiol ring-cleavage dioxygenase, whose product is MDRKKFIRNGILGIASLATASKLLESCSKSDNGDTNTSGDGSCTVSPAETKGPFPIKTPSQLVLENIKSDRIGVALLINLIIENKNNNCSPLEGVFVDVWHCDKDGNYSEYGGTSMQQTDYTSVHFLRGRQTTNSKGEVSFISIFPGWYQGRAPHIHVEVMTTGGSSLLVTQIAFPETVSSEVYSSTNYAAHGQADTSNTRDNVFSDSLANELATLTGNLTDGYTLSKTITVNG